One part of the Malus sylvestris chromosome 2, drMalSylv7.2, whole genome shotgun sequence genome encodes these proteins:
- the LOC126604916 gene encoding protein PTST, chloroplastic-like produces MESINMEIGTVRCWLDKQVLCLSRKSLRKLDWRNIRPLPHSVTTWKLKLGYQRLIGSEVSTGKHPLNHLFWIIHSIPTGSEESSSVHAEIYSGNDEHATEDSQEEPLPQPLRSNELKSLLADSERTKLVKKLSEANQQNRFLKRQLHIKEDALVNFKSELAVLELEIQALVKLLEENTKSVIPEGSRKINGKYVQSHLLSRLEAVHEKLKEQIKDVGAAQSKEVPLFWCGMAESVQVMGTFDGWSQGEDLSPEYTGSFTTFSTTLMLRPGKYEIKFLVDGEWKLSPEFPTVGEGLTTNNLLIVE; encoded by the exons ATGGAATCTATCAACATGGAGATAGGTACCGTGCG GTGTTGGCTTGACAAACAAGTCCTGTGTTTATCAAGAAaaagcttgagaaaattggatTGGAGAAATATCCGCCCACTTCCACATAGTGTAACTACTTGGAAACTAAAGTTGGGTTATCAGAGGCTGATAGGTTCTGAAGTTTCTACTGGGAAGCATCCCTTGAACCATCTCTTCTGGATAATACATTCAATTCCCACTGGTTCGGAGGAATCATCATCAGTACATGCAGAAATCTATAGCGGAAATGATGAACATGCAACTGAAGATTCGCAGGAGGAGCCTCTTCCTCAACCTTTAAGAAGTAATGAG TTGAAGTCACTGCTAGCTGATTCTGAAAGAACAAAGCTCGTCAAAAAACTAAGTGAGGCCAATCAACAAAATCGGTTCCTCAAACGACAG TTGCATATAAAGGAGGATGCGTTGGTTAACTTCAAAAGTGAACTCGCTGTCTTGGAACTTGAAATTCAG GCTTTGGTGAAATTGTTAGaagaaaacaccaaatctgTTATTCCCGAAGGTTCAAGAAAGATTAATGGGAAGTACGTTCAATCCCACCTTCTTTCCCGTTTAGAAG CTGTACATGAAAAGTTGAAGGAACAGATAAAGGACGTTGGTGCTGCACAATCCAAGGAGGTTCCCCTATTCTGGTGTGGCATGGCTGAG AGTGTGCAAGTTATGGGCACTTTTGATGGATGGAGTCAAGGAGAGGATTTATCTCCGGAGTACACTGGTTCTTTCACCACATTCTCGACAACATTGATGCTGAGACCTGGAAA GTACGAAATCAAGTTCTTGGTTGATGGGGAATGGAAGCTATCACCAGAATTCCCTACGGTTGGTGAGGGATTAACAACAAATAACTTGTTAATTGTGGAGTAG
- the LOC126613809 gene encoding E3 ubiquitin-protein ligase DIS1-like yields MASSSPFFDDIRTKSEVVDSPQSEDMLDVGESVNDATLKTLKPNVMVSSNVRELLECPVCLNAMYPPIHQCSNGHTLCSACKPRVHNRCPTCRHELGNIRCLALEKVAASLELPCKYQNFGCMGIYPYYSKLKHESQCLHRPYNCPYAGSECTVVGDIPYLVAHLKDDHKVDMHNGSTFNHRYVKSNPQEVENATWMLTVFSCFNQYFCLHFEAFQLGMAPVYIAFLRFMGDDNEAKNYSYSLEVGGNGRKMIWQGVPRSIRDSHRKVRDSFDGLIIQRNMALFFSGVDRKELKLRVTGRIWKEQ; encoded by the exons ATGGCATCTAGTAGTCCATTTTTTGATGACATCCGGACCAAATCTGAGGTAGTTGATTCTCCACAAAGTGAAGACATGCTGGATGTTGGAGAAAGTGTCAATGATGCTACTTTAAAGACCCTAAAACCTAATGTGATGGTTTCTAGTAATGTCCGTGAGCTGCTGGAGTGCCCTGTGTGCTTAAATGCTATGTACCCCCCAATTCATCAG TGTTCAAATGGTCACACATTATGTTCCGCTTGCAAACCAAGGGTTCACAACCGATGCCCCACTTGCCGGCATGAACTTGGTAATATCAGGTGTCTTGCATTGGAGAAGGTGGCTGCTTCTCTTGAACTTCCATGTAAATACCAGAATTTTGGTTGCATGGGCATATACCCTTATTACAGCAAGCTAAAGCATGAATCTCAGTGTCTCCATAGACCCTACAACTGCCCCTATGCTGGTTCTGAATGCACCGTCGTTGGAGATATTCCTTATCTTGTTGCCCATTTAAAAGATGATCACAAAGTTGACATGCACAATGGCAGCACTTTCAACCATCGCTATGTAAAATCAAATCCACAAGAAGTTGAAAATGCTACTTGGATGCTAACG GTTTTTAGTTGCTTCAATCAGTACTTTTGCCTACATTTTGAAGCTTTCCAGCTCGGAATGGCTCCTGTCTACATAGCATTCTTGCGGTTCATGGGTGATGATAACGAGGCCAAGAACTACAGCTACAGTCTAGAAGTGGGCGGGAATGGGAGGAAGATGATATGGCAGGGGGTGCCCCGTAGCATTAGGGATAGCCACCGGAAGGTTCGTGACAGTTTTGATGGTCTCATTATTCAACGCAATATGGCTCTCTTCTTCTCAGGGGTAGACCGGAAGGAATTGAAGCTTAGGGTGACCGGAAGGATATGGAAGGAACAGTGA
- the LOC126613808 gene encoding uncharacterized protein LOC126613808, producing the protein MGVDYYSVLKVNKNATEDDIKKAYRKLAMKWHPDKNPNDKKEAEARFKQISEAYEVLSDPQKRQVYDQDGEEGLKDIPPPGSGGFSYGGGSKGFNPRNAEDIFAEFFGSSPFGFGSSGPGKSMRFSSDGGGTFGGFGGGGENIFRSYSEGVTPKKPQAVESKLPCSLEELYSGSTRKMKISRSVIDANGRQVTEQEILTIDVKPGWKKGTKITFPDKGNEQLGHLPADLVFVIDEKPHSTYKRDGNDLIVNKKVTLAEALGGTTVNLTTLDGRDLSIPVTDIVNPGYELVVAREGMPIAKERGNRGDLKIIFEIRFPTRLTPDQRAGLKRTLAG; encoded by the exons atgggggTGGATTATTACAGCGTATTGAAGGTGAACAAGAATGCTACAGAAGATGATATAAAGAAGGCGTATAGGAAGCTGGCCATGAAATGGCACCCGGACAAGAACCCTAATGACAAAAAAGAAGCAGAAGCCAGATTCAAGCAGATCTCTGAGGCTTATGAG GTGTTGAGTGATCCTCAGAAAAGACAAGTTTATGATCAGGATGGTGAAGAAGGTTTGAAAGATATCCCACCACCTGGAAGTGGTGGATTCTCATATGGAGGTGGATCCAAGGGATTTAATCCTAGGAACGCGGAGGACATTTTTGCAGAATTCTTCGGAAGTAGTCCTTTCGGATTTGGATCATCAGGACCTGGGAAATCCATGAGGTTTTCATCCGATGGAGGGGGGACGTTCGGGGGATTTGGTGGGggtggtgaaaatatttttcgaTCATATAGTGAAGGTGTCACGCCAAAGAAACCACAAGCAGTTGAGAGCAAATTGCCATGCAGCCTTGAGGAGCTGTATTCTGGATCAACAAGGAAGATGAAGATATCAAGGAGTGTGATTGATGCAAATGG ACGCCAAGTGACGGAACAAGAAATATTGACGATTGATGTGAAGCCAGGATGGAAGAAGGGAACCAAGATAACATTCCCAGATAAAGGAAACGAGCAGCTAGGTCACCTGCCGGCAGACCTTGTGTTTGTGATCGATGAGAAACCACACAGCACTTACAAGAGAGATGGCAATGACCTCATTGTGAACAAAAAGGTGACATTGGCCGAGGCATTGGGCGGAACCACGGTGAACTTAACCACGCTTGATGGTCGTGATTTATCAATTCCGGTGACTGACATTGTGAACCCGGGCTACGAGCTTGTCGTTGCCAGGGAAGGTATGCCAATAGCAAAGGAGCGTGGGAATAGGGGTGATTTGAAGATCATATTTGAGATCAGGTTCCCTACAAGACTGACCCCAGACCAAAGAGCTGGACTTAAACGAACATTGGCAGGTTGA